One stretch of Nocardia fluminea DNA includes these proteins:
- a CDS encoding acyl-CoA dehydrogenase family protein — protein sequence MTTATDTDDNVEVVRQATRELARKFDNNYWLDKDNKHEYPWDFVKAFAAGGWLGAMIPEEYGGIGLGLKETAVMLGEISASGAGMSGGSAIHFYAFPPAPIVKYGSEAMKREFLPQLASGDLLMAFGVTEPTAGVDTSRIKTKATKVDGGWVINGQKVFITNAQNAHKILLLARTSPRRDDKPLWGMSLFLADMDRSKITVREIDKLGRAAIDTNELFIDNLEVADDRLVGEVDKGFYYLLDGLNPERIVVGMEGVGLGRAALEIGAEYAKNRVVFDRPIGQNQAVAHPLADSWIRLEAAEGMIMRAAELFDAGLPCGPEAAAAKYLGAEAGFEACDRAFSTLGGYAYAKEYHIERLWREVRLLRNAPFSQEMVRNYISQQVLGLPRSY from the coding sequence ATGACTACCGCTACCGACACCGACGACAACGTCGAGGTCGTCCGTCAGGCGACGCGCGAGCTCGCGCGCAAGTTCGACAACAACTACTGGCTCGACAAGGACAACAAGCACGAATACCCCTGGGACTTCGTCAAAGCCTTCGCCGCGGGCGGCTGGCTCGGCGCGATGATCCCCGAGGAGTACGGCGGCATCGGGCTCGGCCTCAAAGAGACCGCGGTCATGCTGGGCGAGATCTCGGCCTCCGGCGCCGGCATGAGCGGCGGCTCGGCGATCCACTTCTACGCGTTCCCGCCCGCGCCGATCGTGAAGTACGGCTCGGAGGCGATGAAGCGCGAGTTCTTGCCCCAGCTCGCCTCCGGCGATCTGCTGATGGCCTTCGGCGTCACCGAACCCACTGCGGGCGTCGACACTTCGCGGATCAAGACCAAGGCCACCAAGGTCGACGGCGGCTGGGTGATCAACGGGCAGAAGGTGTTCATCACCAACGCCCAGAACGCGCACAAGATCCTGCTGCTGGCCCGCACCTCGCCGCGTCGCGACGACAAGCCGCTGTGGGGCATGTCGCTGTTCCTGGCCGACATGGATCGCTCCAAGATCACCGTTCGCGAGATCGACAAGCTCGGCCGCGCCGCGATCGACACCAACGAGCTGTTCATCGACAACCTCGAGGTGGCCGATGATCGCCTCGTCGGCGAGGTCGACAAGGGCTTCTACTACCTGCTCGACGGCCTGAATCCCGAGCGCATCGTGGTCGGCATGGAAGGCGTTGGCCTCGGCCGCGCCGCGCTCGAGATCGGCGCCGAATACGCCAAGAACCGTGTCGTCTTCGACCGGCCGATCGGCCAGAACCAGGCTGTGGCACACCCGTTGGCCGATTCCTGGATCCGCCTGGAAGCCGCTGAAGGCATGATCATGCGGGCGGCGGAGCTGTTCGACGCCGGTCTGCCGTGTGGTCCCGAGGCGGCCGCGGCCAAGTACCTCGGCGCCGAAGCCGGCTTCGAGGCATGTGACCGCGCGTTCTCCACACTCGGCGGGTACGCCTACGCGAAGGAGTACCACATCGAGCGGCTGTGGCGGGAGGTGCGTCTGCTGCGTAATGCGCCGTTCTCCCAGGAGATGGTGCGCAACTACATCTCCCAGCAGGTGCTCGGCCTACCGCGTTCCTACTAG
- a CDS encoding AMP-binding protein, which produces MVDVQPVEQPAWVPDEQIRERSRLLTAMRGWGFGDDATAVTELNRRAIAEPEWFWQAAATDLGVDFSVPFDRAVDESAGKPFPRWFTGGGLNIAQLAAHRHAQGTNADRTAIVYEGDEGERRTLTFAELDVEVRRFAANLTQLGVRRGDRVVLFMPVVPEAAVAFLAIAMIGAVSVPTFSGYAPDALATRLQDSEAVLLVTADGTTRRGKRVELKATADAALESAPSVRKVVVIRHLGTDVPMHDGRDAYYDELDADPAPVATADTESNDPLTIVYTSGTTGRPKGIVHSHGGFAVKTAVDFGYGFDVHDGDVVSWITDLGWLVGPMLMTGPLQLGATIVMIEGLPTHPTASRMWEIIERNGVTVAGIAPTAARALKAAGDAVTHEMPSLRTFVSTGEAWDEPTWWWLFSEVGGGKRPIVNYSGGTEVGGGILIGYPFLPAAPAAFTGALPGVDAAVFGEDGKPVVGEIGELVVRNTFPGMTHAFWQDRERYLETYWNQWDGVWVHGDLASIDDQGVWRIHGRSDDTIKLSGRRVGPAEIEAALLRDNRIAEVAVIGVPDELRGQRAVAFAVLRAAGEAPQDLQDTATGNAGRSFAPAVVVVESLPKTKNGKIMRRAIRSRFLGSPIGDMSALDPTTPLEAIPVSAGDEQE; this is translated from the coding sequence ATGGTGGACGTTCAGCCTGTCGAGCAGCCGGCCTGGGTTCCCGACGAGCAGATCCGTGAGCGCAGCCGTCTGCTGACGGCGATGCGCGGCTGGGGCTTCGGCGACGATGCCACGGCAGTTACCGAGCTCAACCGACGGGCGATCGCCGAACCCGAATGGTTCTGGCAGGCGGCGGCGACCGACCTGGGCGTGGACTTCTCGGTCCCGTTCGACCGCGCCGTCGACGAATCGGCCGGAAAACCCTTCCCGCGGTGGTTCACCGGCGGTGGCTTGAACATCGCGCAGCTGGCCGCGCATCGGCACGCGCAGGGAACCAACGCCGACCGCACCGCGATCGTCTACGAAGGTGACGAAGGTGAGCGTCGCACGCTGACCTTCGCCGAACTCGACGTCGAGGTGCGCCGGTTCGCCGCCAACCTCACCCAGTTGGGTGTGCGGCGCGGCGACCGGGTGGTGCTGTTCATGCCGGTGGTGCCCGAAGCGGCCGTGGCGTTCCTCGCAATCGCGATGATCGGGGCCGTCTCGGTGCCGACCTTCAGCGGGTACGCACCGGACGCGCTCGCCACCCGCCTGCAGGATTCCGAGGCGGTGCTACTGGTGACCGCGGACGGTACGACCCGGCGCGGTAAGCGCGTCGAGCTGAAGGCCACCGCGGACGCGGCGCTGGAGTCGGCGCCCTCGGTGCGCAAGGTCGTCGTCATCCGGCATCTGGGAACCGACGTGCCGATGCACGACGGCCGCGATGCGTACTACGACGAACTCGACGCCGACCCGGCCCCGGTGGCGACCGCCGACACCGAGTCCAACGACCCGCTGACCATCGTCTACACCTCGGGCACCACCGGTCGCCCGAAGGGCATCGTGCACTCGCACGGCGGCTTCGCGGTGAAGACGGCGGTCGATTTCGGCTACGGCTTCGATGTGCACGACGGCGATGTCGTCTCCTGGATCACCGATCTCGGCTGGCTCGTCGGTCCGATGCTGATGACCGGCCCGCTGCAACTGGGCGCCACGATCGTGATGATCGAGGGCCTGCCCACCCATCCCACCGCGAGCCGGATGTGGGAGATCATCGAACGCAACGGCGTCACCGTCGCCGGTATCGCGCCCACCGCGGCACGAGCGCTGAAAGCGGCGGGAGACGCCGTCACCCACGAGATGCCGAGCCTGCGGACCTTCGTGTCCACCGGCGAGGCCTGGGATGAACCCACCTGGTGGTGGCTGTTCTCCGAGGTCGGCGGTGGCAAGCGACCGATCGTCAACTACAGCGGCGGCACCGAGGTCGGTGGCGGCATCCTGATCGGCTACCCCTTCCTGCCCGCAGCACCCGCGGCCTTCACCGGCGCACTGCCCGGCGTCGACGCCGCGGTATTCGGTGAGGACGGCAAGCCGGTCGTCGGTGAGATCGGTGAACTGGTGGTGCGCAACACCTTCCCCGGCATGACCCACGCCTTCTGGCAGGACCGCGAGCGCTACCTCGAGACCTACTGGAACCAGTGGGACGGTGTCTGGGTGCACGGCGACCTCGCCAGCATCGACGATCAGGGCGTGTGGCGCATCCACGGCCGCTCCGATGACACCATCAAACTCTCGGGTCGCCGGGTCGGTCCGGCCGAGATCGAAGCGGCGCTGTTGCGCGACAACAGAATCGCCGAGGTCGCCGTGATCGGCGTCCCCGACGAACTGCGCGGGCAGCGCGCGGTGGCCTTCGCGGTCCTGCGCGCCGCGGGGGAGGCCCCACAAGACCTGCAGGACACCGCGACCGGCAACGCGGGGCGCTCGTTCGCCCCGGCGGTGGTCGTCGTGGAAAGCCTGCCCAAGACAAAGAACGGAAAGATCATGCGCCGGGCCATTCGGTCCCGGTTCCTCGGGTCACCGATCGGCGACATGTCCGCTCTCGACCCCACCACCCCCCTCGAAGCGATCCCCGTGTCCGCGGGCGACGAACAGGAGTAG
- a CDS encoding MaoC family dehydratase: MAGLYFEEFEPGMVIDHPTRRTVTEADNTFFSVMTLNLAPLHLDAEYSKNSIYGQRLVNSLFILGLVSGITVPETTQGTTLGNLGFEQIKFPKPVFHGDTIHVQTKIESKRESKSRNDSGIVMFRHLGINQRDEVVCDALRVGLMMKRPAEQA; this comes from the coding sequence ATGGCTGGCCTGTATTTCGAGGAGTTCGAGCCGGGAATGGTCATCGACCACCCCACCCGCCGCACGGTCACCGAGGCGGACAACACGTTCTTCAGCGTGATGACCCTGAACCTGGCGCCGCTGCATCTCGACGCCGAGTACAGCAAGAACTCCATCTATGGTCAGCGCCTGGTGAACAGCCTGTTCATCCTCGGCCTCGTTTCGGGCATCACCGTGCCGGAGACCACCCAGGGCACCACGCTCGGCAACCTCGGCTTCGAGCAGATCAAGTTTCCGAAGCCCGTGTTCCACGGCGACACGATCCACGTGCAGACCAAGATCGAGAGCAAGCGGGAATCCAAGAGCCGCAACGACTCCGGCATCGTGATGTTCCGCCACCTCGGCATCAACCAGCGCGACGAAGTGGTCTGTGACGCCCTGCGCGTCGGCCTGATGATGAAGCGACCGGCCGAGCAGGCCTGA
- a CDS encoding acyl-CoA dehydrogenase family protein translates to MSELSAEDFEPILAHVRTFIRTKVVPREQEILDTNAIPDDIRHAAAEMGLFGYAIPQQWGGLGVDLTQDVELAMEFGYTSLSLRSLFGTNNGIAGQVLVNYGTDEQKKQWLERIASGEVLASFALTEPGAGSNPAGLRTRARRDGDDWVIDGQKRFITNAPLADLFVTFARTAEPGPDGPGIAVFLVPADTPGVIVGPKDAKMGQEGAWTADVTFTDVRVPADALVGGSENVGYKAAMASLSRGRVHIAALSVGTAQRALDESVAYAATVTQGGTAIGDFQLVQAMIADMQTGVMAGRALVRDAAAKYVSGEDRRISPSVAKLFCTEMVGRVADNAVQIHGGSGYMREVTVEHIYRDVRLLRLYEGTSEIQRLIIGGGLVREAKKRA, encoded by the coding sequence GTGTCCGAACTCAGTGCCGAGGACTTCGAGCCGATCCTGGCCCACGTCCGTACTTTCATCCGCACGAAGGTGGTCCCCCGCGAGCAGGAGATCCTCGACACCAACGCGATTCCGGACGACATCCGCCACGCCGCGGCCGAGATGGGGTTGTTCGGGTACGCGATTCCGCAGCAGTGGGGCGGCCTCGGCGTCGATCTCACCCAGGACGTCGAGCTCGCCATGGAATTCGGCTACACCAGCCTGTCGCTGCGGTCGCTGTTCGGTACCAACAACGGCATCGCCGGCCAGGTGCTGGTGAACTACGGCACCGACGAGCAGAAGAAGCAGTGGCTCGAGCGGATCGCTTCGGGCGAGGTGCTGGCCTCCTTCGCGCTCACCGAACCCGGTGCGGGCTCCAACCCCGCGGGGCTGCGTACCCGTGCACGGCGTGACGGTGACGACTGGGTGATCGACGGTCAGAAGCGCTTCATCACCAACGCTCCCCTGGCCGATCTGTTCGTCACCTTCGCCCGCACCGCCGAACCGGGACCCGATGGCCCCGGCATCGCCGTGTTCCTCGTGCCCGCCGACACACCGGGCGTCATCGTCGGCCCCAAGGACGCGAAGATGGGCCAGGAGGGAGCCTGGACCGCCGACGTCACCTTCACCGATGTCCGTGTTCCCGCTGACGCGCTGGTGGGCGGCTCGGAAAATGTCGGGTACAAGGCCGCGATGGCCTCGCTCTCGCGTGGTCGCGTGCACATCGCCGCGCTCTCCGTCGGCACCGCCCAGCGTGCTCTCGACGAGTCGGTCGCCTACGCCGCCACCGTCACCCAGGGCGGCACAGCCATCGGTGACTTCCAGCTGGTCCAGGCGATGATCGCCGACATGCAGACCGGGGTGATGGCCGGGCGCGCGCTGGTGCGCGACGCCGCCGCCAAGTACGTCTCGGGCGAGGACCGACGGATCTCGCCGTCGGTGGCCAAGCTCTTCTGCACCGAGATGGTCGGCCGGGTCGCCGACAACGCGGTGCAGATCCACGGTGGCAGCGGCTACATGCGCGAGGTCACCGTGGAACACATCTACCGCGATGTCCGCCTGTTGCGCCTGTACGAGGGCACCAGCGAGATCCAGCGCCTGATCATCGGCGGCGGGCTCGTGCGCGAAGCGAAGAAGCGCGCGTGA
- a CDS encoding HpcH/HpaI aldolase/citrate lyase family protein yields the protein MSTGIATDLATRVRSAATLLFVPADRPERFTKAAAASPGLVVLDLEDAVAPDAKEAARENAVAWIDAGNECAVRINAAGTVWHDDDLAALAPLRCAVMLPKAEAGVLDGVIAALAAGQSSRRSGPYRPKATTGRTESLLIALIETAAGVLHSAAVAATAGVDRLAVGTFDLAAELGVDPTDREALAGTRHALVLASAAAGLPGPIDGVTAVVDDADLVDDDARYGRRLGFTGKLCIHPRQLDPVATAFRPSADEQAWARMIFAAITNTSGVAVVDGAMVDKPVLDRARRILAQLDATTDSEESS from the coding sequence GTGAGTACCGGTATCGCCACCGATCTGGCGACGCGGGTCCGCTCCGCCGCGACGCTGTTGTTCGTCCCGGCCGATCGTCCCGAACGTTTCACCAAGGCCGCGGCGGCGAGTCCCGGCCTGGTCGTGCTGGACCTCGAGGACGCCGTCGCCCCCGATGCCAAAGAGGCCGCACGTGAGAATGCCGTCGCCTGGATCGACGCGGGCAACGAGTGCGCCGTGCGCATCAACGCGGCCGGAACCGTCTGGCATGACGACGATCTCGCAGCACTGGCGCCGTTGCGCTGCGCGGTGATGCTGCCGAAAGCCGAGGCGGGGGTTCTCGACGGTGTCATCGCGGCGCTCGCCGCGGGGCAGTCGAGTCGACGAAGCGGTCCCTACCGTCCCAAAGCCACCACCGGCCGCACCGAATCCCTGCTGATCGCCTTGATCGAAACCGCTGCGGGAGTGCTGCATTCAGCAGCCGTCGCGGCCACAGCGGGGGTGGATCGACTGGCGGTCGGCACCTTCGATCTCGCCGCCGAACTCGGTGTCGACCCCACCGACCGCGAAGCGCTGGCCGGGACTCGGCACGCCCTCGTGCTCGCCTCCGCCGCGGCGGGCCTGCCCGGCCCGATCGACGGCGTCACCGCGGTCGTCGATGACGCCGATCTGGTCGATGACGACGCCCGCTACGGCAGGCGGCTCGGTTTCACCGGCAAACTCTGCATCCACCCGCGTCAACTCGACCCCGTAGCCACGGCCTTCCGGCCCAGCGCGGACGAACAGGCATGGGCGCGCATGATTTTCGCGGCGATCACCAACACTTCGGGTGTCGCCGTCGTCGACGGTGCCATGGTCGACAAGCCCGTCCTCGACCGTGCCCGACGCATCCTGGCGCAGCTCGACGCCACCACCGACAGTGAGGAATCATCATGA
- the fabG gene encoding 3-oxoacyl-ACP reductase FabG, with product MTGPLLADKTAVITGAAQGIGYAIAERFIAEGARVIIGDIDGAAAEAAADKLGGATVARGVRCDVTVADEVQALLDAAAESFSPVDVMINNAGITRDATMRKMTEDQFDQVIAVHLKGTWNGTRLAGAVMRERGNGAIVNMSSLSGKIGLPGQTNYSAAKAGIVGLSKAAAKELAHLGVRVNAIQPGLIRTAMTEAMPQKVWDQKMAEIPLGRAGEIDEIATVALFLASDMSSYMTGTVLEVTGGRFM from the coding sequence ATGACCGGACCACTTCTGGCCGACAAGACCGCCGTCATCACCGGCGCCGCCCAGGGCATCGGCTACGCGATCGCCGAACGGTTCATCGCCGAGGGTGCCCGCGTCATCATCGGTGACATCGATGGCGCCGCCGCCGAGGCCGCCGCCGACAAGCTCGGCGGCGCGACCGTCGCCCGCGGTGTGCGCTGTGACGTCACTGTCGCCGACGAGGTCCAGGCCCTGCTCGACGCTGCCGCCGAATCCTTCTCCCCCGTCGACGTGATGATCAACAACGCGGGCATCACCCGCGACGCGACCATGCGCAAGATGACCGAGGACCAGTTCGATCAGGTCATCGCCGTGCATCTCAAGGGCACCTGGAACGGCACCCGTCTGGCCGGCGCGGTGATGCGCGAGCGCGGCAACGGCGCCATCGTCAATATGTCCTCGCTCTCGGGCAAGATCGGCCTGCCCGGCCAGACCAACTACTCCGCGGCCAAGGCCGGCATCGTCGGTCTGTCCAAGGCGGCCGCGAAAGAGCTCGCGCACCTGGGTGTTCGGGTCAACGCCATCCAGCCCGGCCTCATCCGCACCGCCATGACCGAGGCCATGCCGCAGAAGGTATGGGATCAGAAGATGGCCGAGATCCCCCTCGGCCGCGCCGGGGAGATCGACGAGATCGCCACGGTGGCACTGTTTCTCGCCTCCGACATGTCCTCGTACATGACAGGCACCGTGCTCGAGGTGACCGGCGGGCGGTTCATGTGA
- a CDS encoding HTD2 family dehydratase, with translation MTASAWQPHLETSTELLDPAPVAALAALLDDGLPTPGPGDPLPPLWHWVALPRWAASGVLGVDGHPRRGSFLPPVDLPRRMFAGGEIRFHAPLLVGSTVRREAEVISVSEKKGRSGALVVVDVQIRLFDDTGELAVEETQNLIYREAAPALERPAALPENTVPGPPMHRTADNAWELRTDPSLLARFSAATANTHRIHYDWPYATGVEGYPGLVVHGPLQAIALAEVHRLMGGSPARELRHRGRAPLFCGQPARLLATEVPDGVALELFGPGGESAGPNATVDLITD, from the coding sequence GTGACCGCCTCCGCTTGGCAGCCGCATCTGGAAACCTCCACCGAGCTCCTCGATCCTGCTCCGGTGGCCGCGTTGGCCGCCCTGCTCGACGACGGTCTGCCCACTCCGGGCCCCGGCGATCCGCTGCCACCACTGTGGCACTGGGTGGCTCTGCCCCGGTGGGCCGCCTCCGGTGTTCTCGGTGTCGACGGGCACCCGCGACGCGGGTCGTTCCTGCCGCCGGTCGACCTGCCTCGCCGGATGTTCGCCGGCGGTGAGATCCGCTTCCACGCACCACTTCTCGTCGGCTCGACCGTGCGCCGCGAGGCCGAGGTCATCTCGGTGTCGGAGAAGAAGGGACGCTCGGGCGCACTGGTCGTGGTCGACGTCCAGATCCGATTGTTCGACGACACCGGCGAACTCGCCGTCGAGGAGACGCAAAACCTGATCTATCGGGAGGCAGCGCCCGCCCTCGAGCGGCCCGCGGCGCTGCCGGAGAACACGGTTCCGGGCCCGCCGATGCACCGCACAGCGGACAACGCCTGGGAGCTGCGCACCGATCCGTCACTGCTCGCGCGGTTCTCCGCGGCCACCGCCAACACGCACCGCATCCACTACGACTGGCCCTATGCCACCGGCGTGGAGGGCTACCCGGGGCTCGTTGTGCACGGCCCGCTCCAAGCCATCGCGTTGGCGGAGGTCCACCGGTTGATGGGTGGGTCGCCTGCACGCGAGCTACGGCACCGGGGCAGGGCGCCGCTGTTCTGCGGTCAGCCCGCCCGGCTGCTCGCCACCGAGGTGCCCGACGGTGTCGCACTCGAATTGTTCGGTCCCGGAGGCGAATCCGCCGGACCGAACGCCACCGTCGACCTCATCACCGATTAG
- a CDS encoding MaoC family dehydratase, with the protein MTRVFTTLDEVRAAVGEPIGPSEPFLVDQTRISAFAVVTDDEQWIHVDPERAATGPYGGTIAHGYLTLSLISHFRPELLDFTFGSARVNYGVNKVRFPAPLRAGSELRATVTITDVTETPAGASVTAKYVLDGGEAKPACVAETVLLIVN; encoded by the coding sequence GTGACCCGCGTTTTCACCACCCTCGACGAGGTCCGCGCCGCGGTGGGCGAGCCGATCGGCCCGAGTGAGCCGTTTCTCGTCGACCAGACGCGGATCTCCGCGTTCGCCGTGGTCACCGACGACGAGCAGTGGATCCACGTCGACCCGGAGCGTGCTGCCACGGGACCCTACGGCGGCACCATCGCCCATGGATATCTCACGCTCTCGCTGATCTCCCATTTCCGGCCGGAGCTCCTGGATTTCACCTTCGGCTCCGCCCGGGTCAACTACGGCGTCAACAAGGTGCGCTTTCCCGCGCCGCTGCGTGCCGGGTCGGAACTTCGGGCGACCGTCACGATCACCGATGTCACCGAGACGCCTGCGGGTGCCTCGGTGACGGCGAAGTACGTGCTCGACGGCGGTGAGGCGAAGCCGGCCTGCGTCGCCGAGACGGTTCTGCTGATCGTGAACTGA